In Nicotiana tabacum cultivar K326 chromosome 11, ASM71507v2, whole genome shotgun sequence, a single window of DNA contains:
- the LOC107826575 gene encoding acyl-CoA-binding domain-containing protein 4 produces MGSDGQNWYLDLTYDQWTPLSVSGPRPAARYKHAAATVDGKLYIIGGSRNGRYLSDIQVFDLKSLSWSIIKLNSGVLPATSGHNMIKWENKLLFLAGHSKDVSDTVTVRFIDLQSYECGVIETFGKLPVARGGQSVTIFGSKLIMFGGEDRNRFLLNDVNVLDLETMTWSTVETTQTSPAPRFDHTAALHADRYLLILGGCSHSVFFNDIHVLDLETMEWSRPQLQGDLVSPRAGHAGVTLGDNWYIVGGGDNRSGVPETLVLNMSKLVVSVLATVKGRDPLASEGLSVSSALLDGEKFLVAFGGYNGKYNNEVYVMRPKPRDVLHPKILQSPAAEAAAASVRAAYALTKPEKLDLSEREDSNFKEVHVDNTQQKLSAEISALGLQKKALESSLADVQAENANLKAKIEEVNSTHADLSKELQSVQGQLISERSTCAKLEAQIAELQKMLGSMQSIEEEVQALRKEKSELERDMERAASVQKQGSGGAWKWITG; encoded by the exons ATGGGATCTGATGGTCAAAATTGGTATTTGGATTTAACCTATGACCAATGGACTCCTCTGTCTGTCTCTGGTCCGAGACCAGCTGCACGCTACAAG CATGCAGCTGCCACAGTTGATGGAAAATTATACATCATTGGTGGAAGTCGTAATGGACGATACCTGTCTGACATTCAG GTTTTTGATCTAAAAAGTTTGTCATGGTCCATTATAAAGTTGAATTCTGGAGTTCTTCCAGCTACCTCTGGCCACAATATG ATTAAGTGGGAAAATAAACTTTTATTTCTTGCTGGTCACTCAAAGGATGTTTCTGATACAGTAACAG TTCGTTTCATCGATCTTCAATCATATGAATGTGGTGTTATAGAGACCTTTGGAAAACTTCCG GTAGCCCGAGGTGGGCAATCTGTTACCATATTCGGATCTAAACTCATAATGTTTGGTGGAGAAGACCGGAATAGGTTTCTGCTAAATGATGTTAATGTTCTTGATCTAGAGACAATGACTTGGAGTACTGTTGAGACCAC GCAGACATCCCCAGCTCCCAGATTTGATCATACAGCTGCACTCCATGCTGATCGCTACCTTCTGATTCTGGGCGGATGTTCTCATTCAGTTTTTTTCAACGATATTCATGTCCTTGACTTAGAAACG ATGGAATGGTCTCGACCACAACTTCAGGGGGATCTGGTTAGTCCAAGAGCTGGTCATGCTGGTGTTACTCTAGGTGACAACTGGTATATCGTTGGTGGCGGAGATAACCGAAGTG GTGTGCCAGAAACTCTTGTGTTAAATATGTCGAAGCTTGTAGTGTCAGTATTAGCAACTGTAAAGGGGAGAGATCCGCTCGCAAGTGAG GGACTGAGTGTGTCTTCAGCATTACTTGATGGTGAGAAATTCTTGGTTGCTTTTGGTGGCTACAACGGGAAGTACAATAATGAG GTATATGTTATGAGGCCTAAACCAAGGGATGTATTACATCCCAAGATACTTCAGTCACCAGCAGCCGAAGCAGCAGCAGCTTCTGTTAGAGCTGCATATGCCTTAACTAAACCTGAAAAGTTAGATTTATCTGAAAGAGAAGATTCCAATTTTAAGGAAGTCCATGTCGATAACACTCAGCAAAAGCTTTCGGCCGAAATTAGTGCACTTGGACTACAAAAAAAGGCGCTGGAGTCATCGCTTGCAGACGTCCAAGCAGAAAATGCTAATCTCAAGGCCAAGATTGAAGAAGTCAACAGCACTCATGCTGACTTGTCCAAG GAGCTTCAGTCAGTTCAAGGTCAACTTATATCTGAGAGATCAACATGTGCTAAACTGGAG GCACAAATAGCGGAGCTACAAAAGATGCTCGGTTCCATGCAGTCTATAGAGGAGGAAGTTCAGGCTCTACGAAAGGAGAAATCTGAATTGGAACGTGACATGGAGCGTGCTGCATCTGTTCAAAAACAGGGCTCGGGCGGTGCTTGGAAGTGGATTACTGGATGA